A genomic region of Papaver somniferum cultivar HN1 chromosome 7, ASM357369v1, whole genome shotgun sequence contains the following coding sequences:
- the LOC113292972 gene encoding sphinganine C4-monooxygenase 1-like — MVFWEGYLSDETMGIISPVVVFWLYAGVHHILPPLDHYRLHTRKEAASQNLVSIPTVIKGVLLQQSIAATVAYLLFWVNNSMLRSSEVVVQPSFSIQILQFIVSMLVLDAWQYFGHRYMHQNKFLYKHIHSVHHRVVVPYAFGAAYNHPLEGLLLDTFGGVASMLISGMTARTSVFFYSLSVIKGIDDHSGLWLPEYNPLQLIFPCNTAYHDIHHYGVRGIKYNYSQPFFTFWDKLYGTQMPYTVVKRLEGGFEVRQPKEWRVQQNS; from the exons ATGGTTTTTTGGGAAGGTTATTTGAGTGATGAAACAATGGGTATAATTTCTCCAGTAGTTGTCTTTTGGTTATATGCAGGAGTTCATCACATTTTACCTCCATTAGATCATTATCGTTTACATACAAGAAAAGAGGCAGCATCACAGAATTTAGTTTCGATTCCTACTGTGATTAAAGGTGTTTTATTGCAACAGTCTATTGCAGCTACTGTGGCATATTTATTGTTCTGG GTGAATAACTCTATGTTGAGGTCATCTGAAGTAGTGGTTCAACCCTCTTTTTCAATACAAATATTGCAGTTTATTGTGAGCATGTTGGTTTTGGATGCATGGCAGTATTTTGGACACCGCTACATGCACCAAAACAAATTTCTCTATAAACATATTCACTCTGTACATCACAGGGTGGTCGTTCCTTATGCATTTGGGGCAGCTTACAACCACCCACTGGAGGGTCTTTTACTGGATACATTTGGCGGTGTGGCCTCCATGTTGATTTCAGGGATGACAGCTCGAACATCTGTGTTCTTCTATTCTCTTTCTGTAATCAAAGGTATTGATGATCATTCTGGGCTCTGGCTGCCTGAGTATAACCCCTTACAACTTATATTCCCATGCAACACTGCTTATCATGATATCCATCATTACGGGGTACGAGGTATAAAGTACAATTATTCACAACCATTTTTCACTTTTTGGGATAAACTCTACGGGACACAGATGCCTTATACAGTTGTGAAACGACTCGAAGGAGGATTCGAAGTAAGGCAACCAAAAGAATGGAGAGTGCAACAAAATAGCTGA